One Phocoena sinus isolate mPhoSin1 chromosome 13, mPhoSin1.pri, whole genome shotgun sequence DNA segment encodes these proteins:
- the MDH1 gene encoding malate dehydrogenase, cytoplasmic, whose amino-acid sequence MSEPIRVLVTGAAGQIAYSLLYSIGNGSVFGKDQPIILVLLDITPMMGVLDGVLMELQDCALPLLKDVIATDKEEIAFKDLDVAILVGSMPRRDGMERKDLLKANVKIFKCQGAALDKYAKKSVKVIVVGNPANTNCLTASKSAPSIPKENFSCLTRLDHNRAKAQIALKLGVISDDVKNVIIWGNHSSTQYPDVNHAKVKLQGKEVGVYEALKDDSWLKGEFITTVQQRGAAVIKARKLSSAMSAAKAICDHVRDIWFGTPEGEFVSMGIVSDGNSYGIPDDLLYSFPVTIKDKTWKVVEGLPINDFSREKMDLTAKELAEEKETAFEFLASA is encoded by the exons ATG TCTGAACCAATCCGAGTCCTTGTGACTGGAGCAGCTGGTCAAATTGCTTATTCACTGCTATACAGTATTGGAAATGGATCTGTCTTCGGTAAAGACCAG CCTATCATTCTCGTGCTGTTGGATATTACTCCCATGATGGGTGTCCTGGATGGTGTCCTGATGGAGCTGCAAGACTGTGCCCTTCCCCTCCTGAAAG ATGTCATCGCAACAGATAAAGAAGAGATTGCCTTCAAAGACCTGGATGTGGCCATTCTTGTGGGCTCCATGCCAAGAAGGGATGGCATGGAGAGGAAAGATTTACTCAAAGCAAATGTGAAAATCTTCAAATGCCAGGGTGCAGCCTTGGACAAATATGCCAAGAAGTCAGTTAAG GTTATCGTGGTGGGAAACCCGGCCAATACCAACTGCCTGACTGCCTCCAAGTCGGCACCGTCCATCCCCAAGGAGAACTTCAGTTGCTTGACTCGTTTGGATCACAACCGAGCTAAAGCTCAG ATTGCTCTTAAACTTGGTGTGATTTCTGATGATGTAAAGAATGTCATCATCTGGGGAAACCATTCCTCAACTCAGTATCCAGATGTCAACCATGCCAAGGTGAAACTGCAAGGAAAGGAAGTTGGTGTTTATGAAGCTCTGAAAGATGACAGCTGGCTCAAGGGAGAATTCATCACG ACTGTGCAGCAGCGCGGTGCTGCTGTCATCAAGGCTCGAAAACTGTCCAGTGCAATGTCTGCTGCAAAAGCCATCTGTGACCACGTCAGAGACATCTGGTTTGGAACCCCAGAG gGAGAGTTTGTTTCCATGGGCATCGTCTCTGATGGTAACTCCTACGGTATTCCTGATGATCTGCTTTACTCATTCCCTGTTACAATCAAG GATAAGACCTGGAAGGTTGTTGAAGGTCTCCCTATTAATGATTTCTCGCGTGAGAAGATGGATCTTACTGCAAAGGaactggcagaagaaaaagaaactgcgTTTGAATTTCTTGCCTCTGCCTGA